One Dromiciops gliroides isolate mDroGli1 chromosome 3, mDroGli1.pri, whole genome shotgun sequence DNA segment encodes these proteins:
- the EVX2 gene encoding homeobox even-skipped homolog protein 2: MMERIRKEMILMERGLHSPTAGKRFSNLSDSAGNAVLEALENSQHGGRLSPRLTSASLHSAIGDIPAKGKFEIDTLFNLQHPSSESAVSSEIPPAESRKKTGHYSEVAPEADMNSDVEVGCSALRSPASLSASQLKENNNKGYSESSSAATTTPSSSGSGLTNLHSSNALGSSGSGADQVRRYRTAFTREQIARLEKEFYRENYVSRPRRCELAAALNLPETTIKVWFQNRRMKDKRQRLAMSWPHPADPSFYTYMMTHAAATGSLPYPFHSHVPLHYYPHVGVTAAAAAAAASGAAAAASSPFATSIRPLDTFRALSHPYSRPELLCSFRHPGLYQSPAAAAGLNSAASAAAAAAAAAAAASSAAAAGAPPSGGSAPCSCLSCHSSQSAAAAAAAAAAALGSRGGGGGGGGSGSDFACSAASQRSESSFLPYSAAVLSKTAVSPPDQREEAPLTR; encoded by the exons ATgatggaaagaataagaaaagagatGATTCTGATGGAAAGAGGGCTGCACAGCCCTACAGCTGGCAAAAGGTTTTCGAATTTGTCCGACTCAGCTGGAAATGCGGTGCTGGAGGCCCTCGAAAATTCACAGCACGGTGGTCGCCTCAGCCCGAGACTGACTTCCGCCTCCCTGCATAGCGCTATAGGGGACATCCCTGCCAAAGGGAAATTCGAAATAGACACTTTATTCAACCTGCAACACCCGAGCAGCGAAAGCGCGGTCTCCTCCGAAATCCCTCCGGCAGAAAGCAGGAAGAAAACGGGCCATTATTCCGAAGTTGCTCCAGAGGCAGATATGAACAGTGATGTGGAGGTGGGCTGCTCCGCTCTCCGCTCTCCAGCCAGCCTCAGTGCCTCCCAGTTGaaggaaaacaataacaaag GATATTCGGAAAGCAGCTCAGCTGCTACTACCACCCCTTCTTCCTCAGGTTCCGGTTTGACCAACCTGCACAGCAGTAATGCCCTTGGTAGTTCGGGCTCCGGGGCCGATCAGGTGAGACGCTACCGCACTGCCTTCACCCGGGAGCAAATCGCCCGACTGGAGAAGGAGTTCTACCGCGAGAATTATGTCTCTCGGCCCAGAAGATGCGAACTGGCCGCAGCGCTCAACCTGCCGGAAACCACCATCAAG gtgTGGTTCCAGAACCGACGGATGAAGGACAAGAGACAGCGCCTGGCCATGTCGTGGCCCCACCCGGCCGACCCCAGCTTCTACACTTACATGATGACGCACGCGGCCGCCACCGGAAGCCTGCCCTATCCCTTCCACTCGCACGTGCCACTCCACTACTACCCCCACGTGGGTGTCACGGCCGCGGCGGCTGCGGCCGCGGCCTCGGGAGCTGCGGCGGCGGCCTCGTCACCTTTCGCGACATCCATCCGCCCCCTGGACACCTTCCGCGCCCTCTCTCACCCTTATTCACGGCCCGAGCTGCTCTGCAGCTTCCGCCACCCGGGCCTTTACCAGTCTCCCGCGGCGGCCGCCGGGCTTAACAGCGCGGCCTCAGCAGCGGCCGCTGCGGCGGCCGCGGCCGCTGCGGCCTCCTCCGCGGCGGCGGCCGGGGCGCCCCCCAGCGGCGGTTCCGCGCCTTGCTCTTGCCTCAGCTGCCACAGCAGTCAATCGGCGGCGGCCGCCGCAGCTGCAGCAGCCGCGGCCCTGGGTTCCCGGGGAGGCGGTGGAGGGGGCGGTGGAAGCGGGTCGGACTTCGCCTGCAGTGCCGCCTCGCAGCGGTCCGAGAGTAGCTTCCTGCCCTACTCGGCCGCAGTGCTCAGCAAGACCGCGGTCAGCCCCCCGGACCAGAGGGAGGAGGCCCCGCTCACCAGATAA
- the LOC122747766 gene encoding LOW QUALITY PROTEIN: 3-hydroxyacyl-CoA dehydrogenase type-2-like (The sequence of the model RefSeq protein was modified relative to this genomic sequence to represent the inferred CDS: deleted 1 base in 1 codon), with the protein MAAAQGFRSLKGVVGVVTGGASGLGQATIRRLVKQGAWAVIVDLPKSKGKGLAEELGPSCAFALPAPPHVTSEANIQGAPTLARGKFNHVDLAFNCAGLALASKTYNFKQDQVHSLEAFQKVIQVNLIGTFNMIRLAAVEMGKNEPDEGGHQGVIINTASVAAFEGQVGQIACSASKRAIEVRSKEHPYSMATMQKEMSDENCIILSKAQLLCLQDTEEAIPETGPNGTKLLYINCSETAAGINCVLYPCRPRWGYCLCISNFSGGSKSSHWGTIPPGIRSYQQTLL; encoded by the exons ATGGCAGCTGCACAAGGTTTTCGTAGCCTGAAGGGGGTGGTTGGCGTGGTGACAGGCGGGGCGTCAGGGCTGGGCCAGGCCACAATCAGAAGACTGGTTAAGCAAGGGGCCTGGGCTGTCATCGTGGACTTGCCAAAATCAAAGGGCAAAGGGCTGGCCGAGGAGCTGGGGCCTTCCTGTGCCTTTGCCCTCCCT GCCCCCCCCCATGTAACCTCTGAAGCAAATATACAGGGGGCCCCGACCTTGGCCAGGGGGAAGTTCAACCATGTGGACCTTGCCTTTAATTGTGCTGGCTTAGCTCTGGCCTCTAAGACTTACAACTTCAAGCAGGATCAGGTGCACTCCCTGGAGGCCTTCCAGAAGGTGATCCAGGTAAACCTAATTGGCACCTTCAACATGATCCGCCTTGCTGCTGTGGAGATGGGGAAGAATGAGCCAGATGAGGGCGGGCACCAGGGCGTTATCATCAACACAGCCAGTGTGGCTGCCTTTGAGGGCCAGGTTGGACAAATTGCATGTTCTGCATCCAAGCGGGCCATTGAAGt CCGTTCAAAAGAACATCCATACTCTATGGCTACGATGCAAAAGGAAATGTCTGATGAAAACTGTATAATTCTGTCCAAAGCTCAGCTGCTTTGCCTGCAGGACACCGAAG AAGCCATACCGGAAACCGGACCTAACGGGACCAAGCTACTATATATAAACTGCAGTGAAACAGCTGCAGGCATTAACTGTGTTTTGTACCCTTGCCGGCCCCGCTGGGGCTACTGCCTCTGCATTTCAAACTTCAGCGGCGGAAGCAAGAGCAGTCACTGGGGCACGATTCCTCCTGGGATTAGAAGCTATCAACAAACCCTTCTTTAG